Proteins encoded together in one Pseudomonas sp. ADAK13 window:
- a CDS encoding DUF1289 domain-containing protein — protein sequence MAKDIENPCVSTCQLSGELCVSCGRTKDDIRKWKRMKRPEKMAAVQRATLRLKTLKKGK from the coding sequence TTGGCTAAAGATATCGAGAATCCGTGCGTCTCCACCTGCCAGCTCAGTGGTGAGCTGTGCGTGAGTTGTGGACGCACCAAGGACGATATTCGCAAATGGAAAAGGATGAAGCGGCCAGAGAAGATGGCCGCTGTGCAGCGAGCAACGCTGCGGTTGAAGACGTTGAAAAAGGGCAAGTGA
- a CDS encoding MFS transporter — MGIFRSLRSVNYRIWAAGALVSNIGTWMQRTAQDWLVLTQLTPHNASAVGIVMALQFGPQLLLLPWTGFAADHYDKRKLLIVTQGVMGVLALMLGVFTLTGIVQLWHVYAFAFLSGCASAFDAPVRQIFVADLVGEADLSNAIALNSTSFNMARMIGPAVAGVTIASVGTGWAFLLNGASFFAVLASLFLLRVSGLHTRLRALRTKGSLTEGLRYVWARPDLMAILIMLFLIGTFGMNFPIFISTMAVTVFHADARGYGLLTSTLAIGTIAGALLAAGRERPHFKSLLYGALVFGVGCTLAAIAPNYWLFAGALVIIGVGALTFSNTTNSLMQLTTEPAMRGRVIALRVGVALGGTPIGAPIVGWVADHLGPRWALAVGAASGILAAGVAVYTMTRKLDRPKKI, encoded by the coding sequence ATGGGCATTTTCCGCTCGCTGCGCAGCGTCAATTACCGTATCTGGGCCGCCGGTGCCCTGGTGTCGAATATCGGCACCTGGATGCAACGCACGGCCCAGGACTGGCTGGTGCTGACCCAGCTCACGCCGCATAACGCCTCGGCCGTCGGCATCGTCATGGCGTTGCAGTTCGGGCCGCAATTGCTGTTGCTGCCCTGGACCGGCTTCGCCGCCGACCACTACGACAAGCGCAAGCTGCTGATCGTCACCCAGGGCGTGATGGGCGTGCTGGCGCTGATGCTGGGGGTGTTTACCCTGACCGGCATCGTGCAGCTGTGGCACGTGTATGCGTTCGCGTTTTTGTCGGGCTGCGCCTCTGCATTCGACGCCCCCGTGCGGCAGATTTTCGTGGCGGACCTGGTGGGCGAAGCGGACCTGTCCAACGCCATCGCGCTCAATTCCACCTCGTTCAACATGGCCCGCATGATTGGCCCGGCCGTGGCCGGGGTGACCATCGCGTCGGTGGGCACCGGCTGGGCGTTCCTGCTCAATGGCGCGAGCTTTTTCGCGGTGCTGGCCTCGCTGTTTCTGCTGCGGGTTTCCGGCCTGCACACCCGCCTGCGGGCACTGCGCACCAAGGGCAGCCTGACCGAAGGCTTGCGCTATGTGTGGGCCCGACCGGACCTGATGGCGATCCTGATCATGCTGTTTTTGATCGGCACCTTCGGCATGAACTTCCCGATTTTCATCTCGACCATGGCCGTCACCGTGTTCCATGCCGATGCCCGTGGCTATGGCCTGCTGACGTCGACCCTGGCCATCGGCACCATCGCCGGGGCGCTGCTCGCCGCCGGCCGCGAGCGGCCACACTTCAAGTCGCTGCTGTACGGCGCGCTGGTGTTCGGGGTGGGTTGCACGCTGGCGGCGATCGCTCCGAACTACTGGCTGTTCGCCGGGGCACTGGTGATCATCGGCGTGGGCGCCCTGACCTTCAGCAACACCACCAACAGCCTGATGCAACTCACCACCGAACCCGCCATGCGCGGCCGGGTGATCGCCCTGCGGGTAGGCGTGGCCCTTGGCGGCACGCCGATTGGCGCACCGATTGTGGGGTGGGTGGCCGACCATCTTGGCCCGCGTTGGGCGCTGGCCGTCGGCGCGGCCTCGGGCATCCTGGCCGCCGGGGTGGCGGTCTATACCATGACGCGCAAGCTGGATCGGCCAAAGAAAATCTGA